GCCAGCGCAATCGCCGCATCTGGCGCACCTGGCCCGGCGGCATGGCCACATAGACTTCGATATTCTTGATGCCGGTCGAGTAAAAGGCTCCGGCCACGTCGCCCCACGGAATGGTGACGGCGCTCAAGCGGCGGCCGGGGAAATCGATCTCCCGCGTCTTCCAAGCCGTCGGCACGCGCTCGATGCGACCATCGATGCGCACGCGGCCGCCGTGCGGCAGGCTTTCGAGCGAGGTCTTCGCCGTGCCTGGACTCAATCCGCCCGACGATTCGAAGGCCAGCATCAACCGCTGGGCCGACGGCAGCGCCGCGGCCAACTGCGCGGCAAGGCAATCGCTGGGCACGATGTCAAAACCCACGGCCGGGATGACGGCCACACCGGCACGCCGAGTCTCCTCATGCCGGCTGGCGGCCAGCTCGATGACGTCGATTTCGCCGGTGATATCCAGGTACGTCGCGCCGGCACGCAAGCAGGCGTCCATCATCGGGCGTGCCGTGGCCGAAAAGGGACCCGCGCAGTGCAAGACGACGCGGATGCCTGCGAGATGTTCCGCGGCGGAATCATCGAGGCCAAAGGTGCGCGACGGGCAACCGAGCCGGACGGCGAGCGGTTCGATCGCCGCGGCACTACGACCGGCCAGCACAGGTCGTAATCCGCGTCGCACGGCCTCTTGGGCAATCATGCGGCCGGTGTAGCCGTTGGCACCGTAGATCATCCAGTCGGCGGCATCCGTCATGGCGAAGACTAGCGAGGGATTTGCGCGCGGCGCCGGCGGAACATGAAAAAGACGCACACCGCTGCCGTAGCCGCCAACACGCCGCTGGCCGGCTCGGGCGTGGGAAGAATCACGTACGGCTGCACGTTGAAGAACGTCGTTTGCGTATTGGGAACAAAGCCGGCGCCAGAATAACGACGGCCCCCGTCGGTAGCAATGCAGCGGAATCGCGGCGAAAGGCCTGCCCCCCCCCCAATGGCGACTAGAGCCGTGGCGACGTCCGCGCCCCTCTAAACACCGCGGCCGCGCTTCAGGAAATGATCTGCCGCTTGCGGCTCACATAGTCCCACACCACGTACCGGTCCAGGTCGCGGCCGGCGGTGAAGAAGACCCGCCCCTTGGTCGATTCGGCCAGGCGGTAGGCGAACTGCACGTCCTCGCGCGATTGCGACCAGCTCGACAGTAAGAAGATATTGATCGTGATGCCGTCGCGCTGACAGAGTTGCCCCTCGCGCATGGTCGCCTTTTCGGTCCGCTCGTCGGGCGGGTAGCAGAGGTGCAATTGCTCCCCCTCGAAATGCGCCGTCGGCAGCCCGTCGGTGATCAGGATCACCTGCCGGTTCGGCGTGGGCTGCAGGGCCAGGAACTTGCGCGACATGGCCAGCGCGTGCTGGATGTTGGTGAAATGCTGCGGCACCTGGGCCTCGGAGATATCCTCGCGACTCATGTCGATGCG
This genomic interval from Pirellulales bacterium contains the following:
- a CDS encoding saccharopine dehydrogenase NADP-binding domain-containing protein, which encodes MTDAADWMIYGANGYTGRMIAQEAVRRGLRPVLAGRSAAAIEPLAVRLGCPSRTFGLDDSAAEHLAGIRVVLHCAGPFSATARPMMDACLRAGATYLDITGEIDVIELAASRHEETRRAGVAVIPAVGFDIVPSDCLAAQLAAALPSAQRLMLAFESSGGLSPGTAKTSLESLPHGGRVRIDGRIERVPTAWKTREIDFPGRRLSAVTIPWGDVAGAFYSTGIKNIEVYVAMPPGQVRQMRRLRWLLPLAAWGPIQRFARRRIERTVPGPSAQELSASRASFWGRVEDDQGRFAEATLETPGGYPLTVETSLMFVAAALAGQLPAGFSTPSRALGKDIIERVPGCKLTWRHR